The Vicia villosa cultivar HV-30 ecotype Madison, WI unplaced genomic scaffold, Vvil1.0 ctg.000494F_1_1, whole genome shotgun sequence genome includes the window GGATCCAACTGGTGGGATGAATATATTGGTAGATGACAGAGGGGCATTAGAGATTGCTGATTTATATAGGGTTCATCTTAGTGTTGAGGTCTTTATTAAGCACGCATTGTCCCAGGCTGTTTTTGCTGATGAAGCTGAAGTTGTGTTAGATGATATTCCACTTAATGAAATGCCACCTAATGAGATAGTAGATGAGGTAGCAGTAGAGATTGAGGAAATATTGAAGGAATTTGATGAGAGGGCCAATGATGTAGCACAGGATGATGTGAGGAGTACTGATGTAACACAAGATGGTGAGAGGGCCAATGATGTAGCACAGGATGATGTGAGGACTAATGATGTAACACAAGATGGTGAGAGGGCCAATGATGTAGCACAGGATGATGTGAGGACTAATGATGTAACACAAGATGATGAGAGGGCCAGAGATGTAGCACAAGATGATGTAAATGCAGTTGGAGCTGATAATGGACTTGTGGgtggtgaggttgatgatgatttAAGACTGACTGATGATAGTTCTGATGATAGCAACTTCGAGTATGATAGTGCAATGGAGATAGTATTTGAtgatgattctgatgagtataGTACTGAACTGGAAGAGGAGGATGGAATGGACTGTGATATTGAAGATAATGAacaaatgaaaagtaaaaaaggaaaacaaatgtctgatgaaaacaAAGAAGATAGTAAAGGGAGTGATAATGATAGTGAGGATCTTGGAAGTGATTGTGATAGTGATGATAGCAGTAGGGCTAGGAGAAAGAAGTGTCCAATTTTTAAGCTTTTAAAGGATATGTCCAATTACAGATGGGAAGTGGGAACATATTTTACTACAAAGGAAGATTTCAAGGAGGCAATTGTTACTTATGCAGTCCATTCTGGCAGAGATTTAAGGTTCACTAAGAATGACAAGATAAGGGTTAGGGTCAGGTGTAAGGATGGATGTGAATGGGAATCTTACTGTGCTAAGTTTCCTACTGAGGATTCATGGCAACTAAGGAAAGTAGTTGACACCCATAGCTGTAGTAGAGAGTATCATGTAAAGTTACTGAAGACAAAATGGTTGAGCAAGAGGTTACAGAATTCACTTAAAACAAACCCTAGACTGAAGCTGAAGGACATTAAGGAAAAGGTTCAGAAGAAGTGGAATGTTGGGGTCAACAAAACCAAGGCTATAAGGGCTAGGTTTGCAGCCAGAGACATGGTTGATGGGTCATTTCTAGGGGATTATACAAGGGTGTATGACTATGCACATGAGTTACTAAGATCTAACCCAGGTTCAACTGTTAAGGTTTGTGTCCAGCCTGCACAAGAAGGTTCAACTGTTGAGAATTTACATTTCAAGAGGTTGTACATATGCTTGGCAGCTTGTAAGGAGAGCTTCAAGTGGAGCAGACATTTCATAGGACTTGATGGATGTTTTTTGAAAGGCTTATGTGGAGGTCAAATACTTGCAGCTATTGGCAGAGATCCCAATGATCAAATGCTACCAATAGCATTTGCAGTTGTTGAAAGTGAAAACAAGGATAGCTGGACATGGTTCTTGGAGCTTCTTATTGATGATCTTGGTGGGAGGGAAGAGTGCCTCACATACACTTTCATttctgatcaacaaaaggtaTGACATTTTCATTTTACATTTTCATTTCTGATCAACAAAAATGTATGACACTTTCATTTTTTATGACTTAGGGTTTATTGCCTGCAATGGAGGAACTTCTTCCAAGAGTTGAACAGAGATTTTGTGTTAGGCATCTATACAACAATTTTAGGAAGAGGTTTGCTGGAAAAAAACTAAAGGAGATTATATGGAAAGCAGCCAAGTCAACTTACTACCAAGCTTGGGAGAGAGAGATGAAAGTAATGAAAGAGGTCAATGTAGAAGCATACAAGCACATGATGAGCACTCCTCCAAGATTTTGGAGTAGATCATACTTCAAAACTCATAACAAGTGTGATGCTGTACTGAACAATATGTCAGAAGCCTTTAATAGTGTCATATTGGAGTCAAGGGCAAAACCATTGATCACCATGGTGGAAGAGATTAGGGTATACATGATGGAAAGGTGGGCAACAAACAGGATGAGGTTTCAAAAATTAGAAGATGTTGATGTGTTACCAAACATTAAAAAGAAGATTGAAAAAACAAGTTCATACACAAATATGTGGCTTGTAAGGTAAATTCTGATTTCATTCTGATTTGAATCCTGATTTGTTAAATTCTGATTTGTTAAAGTCTGATTTGTTAAAGTCTGATTTCAATCTTGTTTGTTGAGTTTATATTGAAATAAGTTCTGAAGTAATACTGAAATAAATGCTGACTTTATTCTGatataaattctaatttttaGGATGTCTGATGAGTTTATATTTGAAGTGAGGAATTTGGAAAACAATGCTGAAAAATTTACAGTCAATCTGAAAGATAGGACTTGTTCATGTAGAAGGTGGGAGTTGACAGGCCTCCCCTGTGTTCATTCACTATCAGCAATCAAAAGCAGGAACCAAAAGATTGATGATTATGTCCCTGAGTATTACAGGAAATCAAGATATATGCAAGTGTACCAGCCAGTTATTTTTCCAGTCAATGGCTCAAACCTATGGGAGAGGACAGAGTACCCTGATGTTCTGCCACCCAAATTTAGGAAAATGCCAGGAAGACccaaaaaaaggaggaatttggaacAAGGTGAACTGGATGGCACAGATAGAAAGATGAGAAGAACTGGCTTCATTGTGAAGTGCagtagatgcaagaaacaaggacACAACAAACTTACTTGCAAGGTACCATCAACTACTGCACAAGCAGCTCCATCACAAGCAGCTTCATCTCAGACTACTTCTGTACAAGTATCCCAAACAGCTCCTTCAGCTCCATCACAGTCATCTCAAGCAGCTCCTTCACAATCATCTCAAGCAGCTCCATCACAATCATCCCAAGCTCAGAAGACTACTCCAAAATCAGCCAAGAAGACTACTCCTAAAGCAAAGAAGTTGGCAGTTAGAAGGCCAAATGCCCCTTTTATCCCACCTGGTCCAACCACAAGGCTGACTGCTACAAAAATAGCTATAGgtccaacaacaaggaggacaacacCTACTAAAAGGGCCACACCAAAATGGAAACCATAGTCTCTTTATTTTATGTAGTGTTTTGGATCTTTAGACATCAGTTTGAATATTTTGTAATGTGTCTGAATATTTTGTGTTTTTAGAACCTGGTATGCAGTATTTTGGCCAAGTAATTTTGTGCTTTTGAACATGTGATTTCTGATGGCAAGGTTAATGTTAAAGTTAATGCAATATTTTGGCCTATAATTTTTGCCTTTTTCTGTCTTATGAATATTAGTGGTTTGTGTCCTTTAGCAAAAGTCAATACATACTTAGCAGTGTGTAACAAATCATAACATTACAACACAGCTGCCATAACATAATTTTTGCCATTGATCACTTTAAAACATTACAACACTAAACCATAACATTACAAATGACCAACACTAAAATTCGATACATGAATAAATATCAAATTCAGTACATACTAATTCATAACCTTACAACATACTAATACAGACTTTTCCAAATGACCAACACTAAAATAACACAGAAAAGCCTTTTCCAATTTTTCTcagaattcatcatcttcttcaactctCTTGTCTTTTGTTTTAGTCTGTCATTTGTTGCCTTAAGAGTTACCAACTCCATTTTTGCTGCATCAAGTTCAATTTGAATCTTCTCCATCCTACTATTCTGCATCTTCATATACTGGTCTTTCTCATCCATCACATCATCAAAGAACCATTGAAAATAGCCACACCCTGTTTGGGTTGAACCCTGTGAAATTCAAAATACCAATCATTCGAACCCTGCTAAGGCAATAAATGACATGAACAAACAAGTGAAGTTCGTTTTTACCTTGTAATTACGACAGCCCCAGAATTGCTTCCCGAAATTCGTGCTTGTTGAAGCCCTACGAAGCAATGCTATCTCTCCACACCCACATACGGGTCTCCATCTCAAGTTTGCAGCAAAACCATCATTCTTCGTGTTAGATTCGTATGAACATGGCCCTGCGATTGATGATGATGTCTGCTTCATTGGAAACTGGTGAACCCTAGAATTTGGGGAAGAAAGGAGGCAAACGATGAACCCTAGAATTTGGGGAAGAAATTCTGGGAACGATGAAGAAGAGAACGTTGAAGAACGATGAAGAAGAGAACGTTTATATCATTCCACGTCACCTGCCACGTATACAGACCTAACGTCCGTTTGTGCCATTTGGACAGAAAGGACAAACGTGGTCCTTTTTGGACAATTAAAGGATCACTTTGACCCTTATTagagataagggaccagaatggaccttggggtataattaagggaccaaaaagggtattttgcctaaatTTTAATAGGAAATAAATTTCAAGTTTAAATTTGAATAGAAAATAATTATTCACTAAATATACAAGAATTTGAAAACTGTAACATTCACATTATTATTAATATGAGAAAATAATTTGAAACTAACTTTAAGTTCTAAATTTAAATAGATtaaattactattaaaaaaaatattaactattGTTTTAGTTTCGAAAATCAAAATGTTAGTCATTATTATAGGCATGCGCGACGGACCGAACCTATTTTTTTctaacgggccgacaaaatatttacttaaattaaaCAGATATTAGAGATTATATGTTTAATAACTTATGAATTACTATAGCATATAACTTAAAAATTACtacacaaatttaacaaacttaatattattcaattcattaaatttaatcaaattattaaaccaatatgtttttttttgtggataatatgttttattttataatatttgttaatagaaattgtaaaattaaaattataaagaaTTATAAATATTATAGCAATGCCCGACGGGTTAAACCTGTTTTTCTACTACTACaacttgataaattaaattaatatttgtatgacaatcaacattgaaattttttctgttaattcgtataaattaatatacattttttaaccataactatataatatttatttaatacttatATCGATTTTACGCGACCTGTGCTAAGTGATAACTCAAGTTTCATGGTCAATTTGTGTGAAATTCGGAACCCTGATATGCTAAAGTGCtaccataattttttttttcttttgacacAAGTCACAAGTGCTACCATGATATTAGCATGAGTTTAATGAGTCAATAAGTTAATGGACAATCAAATGAGATGTGTAGATTAATCAAGTGATTAGGACAACTTAATAATGAAATAATACTCtcactatttttttattataaattgttttagattttttacatgtattaaaaaaaatataatcattgttgttgttcaggtctaggccgagcaggcccaacactTATACCAGGGTCGAGCAGGCCTAATCCTTGAGATGAGACCGAGCAGGCCTATTCACGTTTCAGGCCCATTAACGCGTATACTAACCGTTACAAGCGTCAAACTCACGCGCCCCTTAAAGAGTATGTGGTCCAACCCACTAGCGCAGGATTCAGGCAACTCCCTCCGAACCTTACGTTTTGTTCATCCAAAATATGAGTCATTCGCTGACTCACCCCTACCACGTAGGActctggcagtttcctagcacgtgggcctccaatggATCCGACCCAATTGAGATATCTTGGCCCAGCGCCGGGGGcgaccctctttcactagaggatcAAGTATTCATTATTCACTCTATCACACCTTTTCTGTACTTGCTCTCCCTGCTCTCATACTTACTTTAGCATCGAAGTACCTTACAAGTACACCCCCCAGTTCGCAAAAGTCCAGCATGTTGCAGGCCTTGACGATCCATATGATCAGGTGAGATCAGTAGTGCCGTTTGTGGGAAACTCTTGCTTTCCCATCTTTTCTGAGCAATAAGATCAAAGCAACTCTGTCCAATATTCGATCGTCATggtcagcaacaacaacaacacccacCCAAACGGTGACCCTTTTGGTCTAGACCCGCTGCTCTAGAATCATACCACTGACGGGCAGGCTCAACCTAGGCACGGCGAGGCGGACTCGAGAGACGGACAACCAGCCTCGTCCTCGACGCAAGCCTCTCGCCGGCTCCAAAACCAGCAGGACGACAATCCTTTCACCCACGTGGACGTCTTAGTACCCGAGAACGCTGATCCGGCCACAACACTCCTGCTCTCCGCCATCAACCAGACCAACCACATCTTGTTCTAGCTGAATTAGAGAATCATCACGCTGGAAAAGAAGCACCAGAGAAGAACCCATCAATACAGGTCATATACGCCTTTTCCTCAACGAAATAACACTCCGTCCCCAAGACGAGGACAACAAGATTCTGAAATTCCCCCACCACGACCACGTAAATGTGGTCCCGTGCTGGAGAGAAAAATTCCAGAAAAGAAGCGAGAGCGTACTCCCCCGGGGAGAAGCGCCACTCTCCAGCTCTGAAGAAAAAAGCTCACGAGAAAAAACGGCCACGATGCCCTCCCCGGCGTCGCCATCACGGCCCTCGGAGAGGATATTCCCTCTCGCCTGTATGAAGCGACGAG containing:
- the LOC131629000 gene encoding uncharacterized protein LOC131629000, with protein sequence MDEYLIITIHHSGEFASEDLRVYVGGQIAKLRVDADKWSFFELLGSIKELGYRAIENIYYKDPTGGMNILVDDRGALEIADLYRVHLSVEVFIKHALSQAVFADEAEVVLDDIPLNEMPPNEIVDEVAVEIEEILKEFDERANDVAQDDVRSTDVTQDGERANDVAQDDVRTNDVTQDGERANDVAQDDVRTNDVTQDDERARDVAQDDVNAVGADNGLVGGEVDDDLRLTDDSSDDSNFEYDSAMEIVFDDDSDEYSTELEEEDGMDCDIEDNEQMKSKKGKQMSDENKEDSKGSDNDSEDLGSDCDSDDSSRARRKKCPIFKLLKDMSNYRWEVGTYFTTKEDFKEAIVTYAVHSGRDLRFTKNDKIRVRVRCKDGCEWESYCAKFPTEDSWQLRKVVDTHSCSREYHVKLLKTKWLSKRLQNSLKTNPRLKLKDIKEKVQKKWNVGVNKTKAIRARFAARDMVDGSFLGDYTRVYDYAHELLRSNPGSTVKVCVQPAQEGSTVENLHFKRLYICLAACKESFKWSRHFIGLDGCFLKGLCGGQILAAIGRDPNDQMLPIAFAVVESENKDSWTWFLELLIDDLGGREECLTYTFISDQQKGLLPAMEELLPRVEQRFCVRHLYNNFRKRFAGKKLKEIIWKAAKSTYYQAWEREMKVMKEVNVEAYKHMMSTPPRFWSRSYFKTHNKCDAVLNNMSEAFNSVILESRAKPLITMVEEIRVYMMERWATNRMRFQKLEDVDVLPNIKKKIEKTSSYTNMWLVRMSDEFIFEVRNLENNAEKFTVNLKDRTCSCRRWELTGLPCVHSLSAIKSRNQKIDDYVPEYYRKSRYMQVYQPVIFPVNGSNLWERTEYPDVLPPKFRKMPGRPKKRRNLEQGELDGTDRKMRRTGFIVKCSRCKKQGHNKLTCKVPSTTAQAAPSQAASSQTTSVQVSQTAPSAPSQSSQAAPSQSSQAAPSQSSQAQKTTPKSAKKTTPKAKKLAVRRPNAPFIPPGPTTRLTATKIAIGPTTRRTTPTKRATPKWKP
- the LOC131629012 gene encoding uncharacterized protein LOC131629012; translated protein: MKQTSSSIAGPCSYESNTKNDGFAANLRWRPVCGCGEIALLRRASTSTNFGKQFWGCRNYKGSTQTGCGYFQWFFDDVMDEKDQYMKMQNSRMEKIQIELDAAKMELVTLKATNDRLKQKTRELKKMMNSEKNWKRLFCVILVLVIWKSLY